CTAGACTTGCCCATCGATACTTATAGCGTACAATTCCTTTGAGAATATAACAAATAAGGAACAACTGCGTAGACAAACTTCAATTCTACTGATAATTGATGCTCCAATTTTCACCTAACACTGTGAAATACGAATCAATCCTACACCAATTTCATCAAGATTTGCTCAAATACTCGGGAATTTCACAAGCAATACATTACATATAGGACACCCTCGCCCCCAACAAAATTACAGATATTGGACTGTTAACTAGAAATTGTAGCTGTACAGTATCGAGCTTTTCTGTTTCCTGCCTAACCATCGACAAGAAGTAACAAGTACTGGAAAATAAGAGCAAAGAACCAAAAATGCTCCAGTCAGAGAAACATCCTTCCTTGTATGACATTTGCCCATAATCCAGGTCGCCGAAAAAGGGGGAACAAGTCAACACAAGAGTTAAAAGGAATGCCTCTTCTGTTAAATGCCCTCCAAACAACTGGTGATGGCTCCGAAAATGGACGCAGCCAATTTCTCATCAGTTGAGCTAATAACGGTACGTCCAGCTTCAACCTCAATTAAGGCCTTATTGGGCTCAACATGTACCTTGTATTCTGATTTGGAATTATTCGAGCCTTGTTCAACAGAAGCATTAATCCCCATCTTCTGCAACGCTGTCATAAGATTTTGCATATTAACCGAACCCCAGTGGGTCAAGTGTTTAGGGGGTGAAGAGACTAGTTGCTCTTTTCCAAGTAACCTGTGTTTGCTGTGTTCCACAAATAACTCTCCCTTTAGCCTTGCTATATTGATATTATCCTGTTCCAACTTTGTCCACTGGAGGTTGCAAGCCAAGTCCGCTGCAATTTCCAAGTCTCGAGTGAACTTCAAGCTTGGGATTCGTACTGTTTCGTATTCCGAGTATTGAATGAAGGATGTTGAACTTGTgcatgaaaactcaaaacaccgCCTCAGATTTTCAGGGAACTAGCATGAACAGGAAAGCAAATTagggtaaaagaaaaagattgcATAGGAGTAGGAGATTCCAAGTCTAATTTGCATTAGAAAAGAACGATAGCTGTGTTAAAGTAAATTTCACAGCTTACCAATACAAGTTTTGGTTGTAACATCTTCAACAAAGGTTGAACTTTCTGCATCCTACAAACAAAAAGGTGAAAAAATCTAACAATTAGTGGAAAGGGTTGTTCCAGAATTTAGTCGAGCAGACTAGTTCCATTTCCACAAGGCCTTAATCATAAACTTagtaaagaaggaaaagggAACAGTTAAGTTCACATTGAACCTTCTTTCATTTCAGTTCATGCGAGCACTTGATCTGACTCAAATAGGAGGAAGGTGTTAGTAGCACCCAAAGGGCGGCCCAAATAGAGAGGTATGAGTCAGACtgttgaaattgagaatgatTATAAATTTAGCCATTCCCCAAAACAGTTCATCATCAATTGACATATAAAATCATGCTTGCTTAACATCTCATGATCCTAATCTTCAAACAATGCCATAGCTTTGGCAGTACACAGTGATACCATATCTGGATTTCCCCATAATCTATCTACTCAATTCACATTCACTATTAgataacatatttatatttttctggaAGAGGGAtgagagagaaattgaaaacAAACTCATACCTCATTCCACAAAGAAATGAGCATTGCAGGATCTTCATTGCCATTGGCTTGAAAGGTAAGAGAGCCAAATCAGCATCTACTCCTTTCTGCAGATTGCATATGAGCCCTTCTGTTAGTGAGAAGAAAGTCCAATCTAACACAAGTTTAATGttcataaacaaaataataggatatGATGCTGCTAGACAATATCAggaaaacattaaaaaagaCTACAAACACCTCCATGACAAGTAAAGAATTTTGATCCCCAGACCAACGGCGAAGCAAATGAACAACAGGTCCAAGCCGCAGGCTCCAGTGTGAGCAGAACACAATGCATGGTTCCTGCCACATTTTTCTGCAAAGAGACACAAGTTCTTACTTTCTCAATGGATAAAGAAGAAAGGACAAATGAGGCAACAGCTTGCATTAACTGAATTTCAATCACCACGGCAAACTATCAGGGGTTggttttcaaatatatttattttctggCACATAAATTAGAATAACTGTTTTTAATAGAATTCTTCTTTCACAGAAGATTGGAGAGCTGTACGAGCAAAGACACAGTTGCATCTGAGAAGGAAATAAACATCTTACAGTAATTTATCCGAATGAACTGCAGGAAATAAATgaagctttttttcttttaaaaggtCGATATGAGCAAACAATGGCTGACCAGAGTACAGCTGCAAGAACAATCAAAGTGAAGTATAAACAGCTTGTACACATTATGACCTAAGATAATactttctacaaaaaaaaaaaaaaaaataccttttcTTGCCGTTGTTTGCATAACCATTCTGGAATAATATTTGAGAATGCTAGTAATTCTTCTGCTACAGAAGAAATCATGAATATGGGCACCTAACATCCAATCAATTATTTAGTTAATGGGTTAGAGTTAGTAACTTACAGGTTAGGACTTGGGAGAAATCAAAGCTCAAAATAGATCTTACAGAAGAAATCATGAATATAAGCACCTAACATCCAATCAATTATTTAGATAATGGGTTAGTGTTAGTAACGTGCAGGTTAGGacttgaaagaaatcaaaagctcaaaataaatcttcttcttcttttccttttgctaAGTTTCTAATCATGGATTTTCTAGGACTCATCAAAGTGTCTGATTGCTAGCACCAACAATAAAACCATGTCAAGCCTAATCTTTACTAGGTGGACTGGTGGAGTAGGCTACATGGATTATAGCTCACACTCATctttatacataattatatcttCTTTAAGCCATTATTTTCCATGCCATGCCTACAGGTTACCCAAGTGTCTCACTGCTCTCTAATCCAAATTGTGAGTGATTAACTTGGCCAATATGTTCTTCATTAGAAACAACTAAGTTGCCTAGgtgtaaaaataataacatcaCCCATGTAGTTATGCATATTACAACCTAGGCAATCACCAGCACTCCATGCAAAAGATAGCAGATGCACAATTAAGAAGCGCAACGGGACATATGGCAACATGTACTGGCATTCCCctagatttatttatattctcaTTTGTTATTTATCCATCATTTGGCATTTTAAGCCACTAGTTAAGAAGAATTTTAAAGCACAGCAGTTCAAGAAGTGATGCATGCTAATTGCTAACAAACAGGACAATCTTATGGAAGAGTGTGTTTTTAATGCATGCTGGGCACCCATACTCCTAGAAGCATGTTGCACACTTTTTTATGGTgtcccaataaaaaataaaattacccagcattaaaataaacattcatGAGAGTAAATCTTGATAGCAACATTAAGGTTGCTCCTTTTTGAGAGACAAGTACCAGGTTTGAGTTGTGAAACCAGCTCGTAAGGCTGCACACAGATACAACTCTTCCCTGAACCTTGAAAAGCAGGGAGCCTCGTGCAGTGTGGACTGGACttccttttaatttaaaaatatatattcataatttgAATTAGTGGGATAAAAACTTGGCATGTTGCTGTATTCATTATTTGGATACTTCAGGGAGACTTTTTGTTTGGACCTTCCTAGGCACCACCTCTGTTAGGCATCTTTAACAATGACAAATTTTGGTATCTTAAGAAAGCAACTCATTCACCTTAAATATATCTTGAAACATTGCTGAAACAAGTGCATTGCATGTGCGTGGCCAACACAAAGAAACTCATGTAATAGGCAACCTCCAACATGCAAAACAAGTGTACATATAGAAATGTGTATGggaataaacatttaaaataaagcCACTGCATAAAAAAGctagcattttcttttttaaaaaaataaagtaaaaagacgAGCAATAGTACCATGCATGTCGTATATATGATATTTGTGGAACTGTGATTTCTCTGATTTGCTAATTTAAGCAGAAATATCTAAATAATGGATAAAgtgatgataatttaaaataaaatatttaaaatgtatatattattcataTCAACTACATCAGGAACATGTAACAGTAGCATTGAGTATTGAGAGTGTAAAAGATAAACGGATGTCTTTctgcagttttttttttaaatataaaagaatcaCCAAGATAAAACTGCCTTAACTGATATGCTCAGCAACTAAGGCGTCAAACTGTGTTCCTAAACTAGATTGCATAACATTATATCAGCCCCTActcaaatttgtaaaatttttatcttcAGTTTTGAGGATTCAAGGCAGAAGTTTTAAATCACTCTCTGAAAGCAAGGATACCAGAGTTTGCGATAGCCAAtttataattacaacaaaagTTTTTGTAAAGAGAATGAAAATATTACCTTAAGATTTAAAGAATCTAGAGAACATGAAATATTCTCCAAAAGCTGCAGTAAAATTCCAAGTCGTCCCATTGGAATAAGGACTGAACCTCTAGCTTTAACAGAATCAATGGCGCAGGAAGATATAAAAGCTAATTTCTCCAACTCCTCCAAATTCTCATCATTGTCAAGCAGCAACCCAGCAACTATATCCTGGTTCTTGCTATCATCTCtgcaacaaaaaattaaagtgaaaGGGTAAAGCATTAAATTCGTGACAAACTAAAAATAAAGcctgtaataatatattaattccTCAGCTAAGGCAAGCATACTTTCAAAGGGTATGCACAGAAACCTACTTGATATTTGTCAACAGTGTGAGAAGCGACAGTACCTGATAGCTGAAAATTTGTTTGCAGTTGTCACAGAACAATTATTGCCATCAGTATCTTCCACGATGTCAAGCAGTGAGAAATCAgtatacaaaattatatcatatcCTTGGAGAGCATGGTAATCAAAACTCTTTGCATGAGAAGATACAAAAATGGAGCTGGAAAGGCATGCAATGCTTCCTTTTGGAGAACTTATAGTCCAATTGCATGCACCTATTTCTAGACCAGAGCTGAATGCTTTTAAGATCAATGTGCCATTGTAGCAGGTTTCTTCAGCATATTTCAAAGTCTGAACCATCTGCATACAATCCTTCACATCACCTGCACTGAGAAACACCCTTCATTACATCTCTCATACACATACATTTTCCATACCGATCAAGATCAATAAATGAGAACAAGAGACAGACATCTCTAAATAAGGCTTAACCAGCAGTTCCAGCCTGCTCCAACTCTTCAAttcaaaaaactagaaaaaggaagctgcaaaaaaaaattataacacgTGCAACTCCTGTGAACTTATATCggatttataagaaattattttctttaattacaaCACAATAAGAATGGAATAATTTAAAAAGGGGTATCTACAATGCAAAGGTGTGAAccaagtttgattttgatgtaacaaaatttaaataagatttggaatattagtaaatgaatttgattgaaatttcCATGTCTTTGATATATCCTTAAAGAAATTTGAGTCTTCTCCCTTCAAAATGAAAACCTTTAGATTTGTTGGAATGTTCTATAgcaatttctttttgttaaaaaGATGCTATCATTTTTAACATagcaaaacaaaatttcaagcATAAGTTCCAATTACATAGCAAAACAAAAATCTTCAAGCATAAAATGTTTGACAGAGTTTTAACAACAGCTTTTCATACGAGGAAAACTGTCAACTGTTTACAATATAACAGCCAACTGAAGTTTTAATAGTTCTCAGCTTTTTGTTATATATACGAAGAATCAGTTGACGGATTTCTTATATTTAAACCAAGACAGCCAAAAGTTTCACTATAACTGTCAAAAAAGTTGTCCATGAATCTAATGGTTAGCTCTGACTTATTTGCAGGTGGTTCAAATGTCTATTAACAGCtaggggctgtttagttgtagaaaatgatctccaattttctatataatttcttgtttccatcttccatagaaaattttaaaaaagcgTTCAACTATTAGAAATACCAAAAAGTAATTTCCAATTGAAAAAATTGCGACATATGTTCGAAAAAGATAGAggtgttttaatttcttttgtgtaaCTAGTGTTAGaaaggagatggagatgatttgtgaaaaattttaagaaaatcacATTTCCATATTTCCAAATTAATAAGGAAAActtagaaaactcattttaggtGTTGTCcaagtttagttcaattttggaaaactgcATTTTCCAAACctccattttctatttggaaaattttgtatttcatcAAGTTTgctaattttccattttctgtgTAGTAAATTTTCTGAACAGCTGGGTTGTTTTCcagtattttcaaaattttataaggaCAGACCACTTTCAGCAAAAAGGAACTTTTTGGAAGTACATTCACTCAAGCATTCATAGAGTTTTAATTACTTATAGTGATtactttttctcttttactCTTTTGACAATTACTTATTGTCATTGAGTCAGTGTATTC
This window of the Diospyros lotus cultivar Yz01 chromosome 5, ASM1463336v1, whole genome shotgun sequence genome carries:
- the LOC127801764 gene encoding uncharacterized protein LOC127801764, with the protein product MKLTCLSKGGGFHFPPCYIIDVCGILVLLDCPLDLSALAIFAPILTDISNDSEPGDQKRQKREKALDAKVLVQSEPCYKNVNNLHLWDSAFVNVVLISSPMGMLGLPFLTRTKAFSAKIYATEAAARLGGLMMADLVAMHTELRQFYGPEDCSFPQWMKWEQLEVLPSVLKERILAKDGSDISSWMPLYSAGDVKDCMQMVQTLKYAEETCYNGTLILKAFSSGLEIGACNWTISSPKGSIACLSSSIFVSSHAKSFDYHALQGYDIILYTDFSLLDIVEDTDGNNCSVTTANKFSAIRDDSKNQDIVAGLLLDNDENLEELEKLAFISSCAIDSVKARGSVLIPMGRLGILLQLLENISCSLDSLNLKVPIFMISSVAEELLAFSNIIPEWLCKQRQEKLYSGQPLFAHIDLLKEKKLHLFPAVHSDKLLKMWQEPCIVFCSHWSLRLGPVVHLLRRWSGDQNSLLVMEKGVDADLALLPFKPMAMKILQCSFLCGMRMQKVQPLLKMLQPKLVLFPENLRRCFEFSCTSSTSFIQYSEYETVRIPSLKFTRDLEIAADLACNLQWTKLEQDNINIARLKGELFVEHSKHRLLGKEQLVSSPPKHLTHWGSVNMQNLMTALQKMGINASVEQGSNNSKSEYKVHVEPNKALIEVEAGRTVISSTDEKLAASIFGAITSCLEGI